DNA sequence from the Oceanibaculum indicum P24 genome:
ATGTGCTGATGTACAATCTGCGCCCGCAGGTGATGCAGCGTCTCGGCCTCGGCTATGAGAAGATTGCCGAGGCTCGTCCGGACATTATCTATGCCGGCCTGTTCGGCTATGGCCAGGACGGCCCCTATGGCGCCCTGCCCGCCTATGACGATCTGATCCAGGGGGCGAGCGCCATCCCCTCGCTGATCGCGCAGGCCGGCGATGGCACGCCGCGCTACGTACCGCTGACCATGGCCGACCGAATTGTCGGGCTGCATGCGGTGAATGCGGTGCTGGCCGCCCTGTTCCATCGGCAGAAGACCGGTGAGGGCCAGCGCATCGACATCCCGATGTTCGAGACCATGGCCAGCTTCGTTCTGGGTGACCATCTGGGCGGGCTGACCTATGACCCGCCACTGGACAAGGGCGGCTATCCGCGCCTGCTGTCGAAGCACCGTGCGCCCTACCGCACGAAGGACGGGTACATCTGCGCGCTGATCTACAATGACAAGCACTGGCGCAATTTCTTCGCCGCCATCGGCCAGCCGGAGAAGGCCAGTGACCCGCGCTACGCCAATCATGGCAGCCGCATCCGCCATATCGACGCGATCTATGAGGAGGCGGCAGCGATCTTCGCCACCCGGACCACGGCGGAATGGAAGACGCTGCTGGACGAGGCGGATATCCCGGTGATGCCGCTGCACACGCTGGAAAGCCTGCTGGAAGACCCGCATCTGGCAGCCTGCGGCTTCTTCCGGCCGGTCCAACACCCCAGCGAGGGCGCCATCCGCACCATGCGGGTGCCCAGCCGCTGGACCGCAACCCAGCCGGACCCCAAGATTCCCGCCCCCCGCCTCGGCGGGCAGACCCGCGCCATCCTGCGCGAGGCCGGCCTGAGCGACACGGATATCGACGAGCTACTGACAGACGGCGCCGCGATTGCCGCCTCCGAACCGGAAGAAATGGAGACACGCTGATGGATTTCGCC
Encoded proteins:
- a CDS encoding CaiB/BaiF CoA transferase family protein yields the protein MGPLHGVRILDLTSVMMGPYATQLLGDMGAEVLKVESPEGDIVRQIGPGRSPGMGGMFLQLNRSKRSIVLDLKKPSGKAALMRVAASCDVLMYNLRPQVMQRLGLGYEKIAEARPDIIYAGLFGYGQDGPYGALPAYDDLIQGASAIPSLIAQAGDGTPRYVPLTMADRIVGLHAVNAVLAALFHRQKTGEGQRIDIPMFETMASFVLGDHLGGLTYDPPLDKGGYPRLLSKHRAPYRTKDGYICALIYNDKHWRNFFAAIGQPEKASDPRYANHGSRIRHIDAIYEEAAAIFATRTTAEWKTLLDEADIPVMPLHTLESLLEDPHLAACGFFRPVQHPSEGAIRTMRVPSRWTATQPDPKIPAPRLGGQTRAILREAGLSDTDIDELLTDGAAIAASEPEEMETR